The following proteins are co-located in the Dromiciops gliroides isolate mDroGli1 chromosome 2, mDroGli1.pri, whole genome shotgun sequence genome:
- the B3GALT9 gene encoding beta-1,3-galactosyltransferase 9 — protein sequence MQVTFCRLRTHQWCFILFNVILFHALLFGADFVEEYFLQSLPYVDVRVLEIKDKARKLNMEPLRYNLSKFYILSQEEACKGEDIFLLSLIFSNPGNGSRRDLIRKTWANVTTIRGHHILTLFALGMPDLGTSQQDINMESNKYRDIIEGFFLDSSGNQTLKTVMMMQWALTFCPNAMFILKVNEEMFVNLPSLVDYLLNLKNHLEDIYVGRVIHQDMPNRDPQSQNFVPVSEYPEKYYPDYCSGEAFIVSQDVARMMYVVFKEVPLAIPADVFIGICAKYAGLIPIHSSRFSGEKHIRYNRCCYKFIFTSSEMTSEEMPLEWREVNDGKECTLLETYYGLVSCKLLTYLDSFKHFNIAPIKNDAMYFAN from the exons ATGCag GTGACATTCTGTAGGCTTCGGACTCACCAGTGgtgcttcattttatttaatgtcATCTTGTTTCATGCTCTGCTCTTTGGAGCTGACTTTGTGGAAGAATACTTTCTGCAGTCATTACCATACGTAGATGTGAGAGTTCTTGAGATCAAGGACAAAGCCAGAAAATTAAACATGGAGCCCTTAAGATATAACCTCTCAAAATTTTATATCTTGAGCCAGGAGGAGGCATGCAAGGGAGAAGATATCTTTTTACTCTCTCTTATCTTCAGCAATCCGGGAAATGGATCGAGGAGAGATTTGATAAGAAAAACCTGGGCTAACGTGACTACTATACGGGGACATCATATCCTCACATTATTTGCTTTAGGAATGCCAGATCTGGGAACCTCTCAGCAAGACATCAACATGGAGTCTAATAAATACAGAGATATTATTGAAGGATTCTTCCTGGACAGTTCTGGGAACCAAACACTAAAGACTGTCATGATGATGCAGTGGGCTTTAACTTTCTGCCCAAATGCCATGTTCATCCTTAAGGTCAATGAGGAGATGTTTGTCAATCTCCCTAGCCTGGTAGACTACCTCCTCAATTTGAAAAACCACCTTGAAGATATCTATGTGGGAAGGGTCATCCATCAAGATATGCCCAACAGAGATCCTCAAAGCCAGAATTTTGTGCCAGTTAGTGAATATCCAGAAAAGTACTACCCTGATTACTGCAGTGGAGAGGCCTTTATCGTGTCCCAGGATGTGGCCCGTATGATGTATGTGGTTTTCAAGGAAGTACCTTTGGCAATACCTGCTGATGTTTTCATAGGAATCTGCGCCAAATACGCTGGCCTCATACCCATCCACAGTTCACGGTTTTCTGGGGAGAAGCACATTAGGTATAATCGATGCTGCTATAAGTTCATCTTCACATCCTCAGAAATGACAAGTGAAGAAATGCCACTTGAGTGGAGGGAAGTTAATGATGGAAAAGAATGCACCTTGCTTGAAACCTATTATGGGTTGGTCTCCTGCAAACTTCTAACTTATCTTGATAGCTTTAAACACTTTAATATAGCACCTATAAAAAATGATGCAATGTATTTTGCTAATTAA